In one window of Chryseobacterium phocaeense DNA:
- a CDS encoding outer membrane beta-barrel family protein: protein MKLKIAFLLSLISSSFILAQSVEGTITNKDHQPASETEVLIIRNDLKFSAITDDKGMFKIPLKEDGDYLFEIIKDGVKTNSEKITVKGAYRKDVLLTEPPAEQKIEGVTVTAKKKLFDRKVDRLIFNVENSVASQGIDAVEALAKTPLVKTSDEAISIAGKSNVGIMINDRLLNLNGQELINYLKTIRSDDILKIEVITTPPAKYDAEGKSGLINIILKKNANLGWNGSIQTSGNYYWGRPTVASRSGATFNYQGEKLSLSTNLSVGDNYWYYTIKNYLYGTTNNDYWNRESQNLNNYKYKGGNVKAEYKLNDKNLLGINYNYSYSNPLEQGESQSARFNDKGLLNIIADFRNRNSRDVHNATAFYETKLDSAGGKMTLTANMMLNNSNARNFSNTITSETISTMANPISKYRIYSGQADLEKTFAKIKTESGLKYTKIKNDSEFNFFDIQNGQYLLNTSRTNTFFYNEENYAAYFSTNFKISEKWDAKAGLRYEYTTLEGISMNDNTSAKIKYGKLFPTAYISYKPNENHSFSLNYSRRISRPYFGNLNPFKYFTSEYEYTTGNPYLLPSFSDNFEFGYVLNSNLNITLYYNYNKDNWDRIQMVDGDYRYSVAKNFYNEDQAGINISYNYNKLKWLESTLFVNGYYTKSKSYDPLILPVPAGYSANFNFDNNFFLNKEKTVTFMLGLWTSLPNRNGNTYYYTSASLYSGLKLALMDKKILVNLYLNDILNTNREKGIEYYPSYNIDYQYKGITRNVYLSFTYKFGNNNVKGATKQVKFEESSRANGGN from the coding sequence ATGAAGCTAAAGATTGCTTTTCTCCTGAGTCTTATTTCCTCTTCTTTTATTTTGGCGCAGAGTGTTGAAGGAACTATTACCAACAAGGATCATCAACCGGCATCGGAAACTGAAGTACTTATTATCAGAAATGATTTAAAATTTTCTGCGATTACAGATGATAAAGGCATGTTTAAAATCCCTTTAAAGGAAGATGGAGATTACTTATTTGAAATCATAAAAGACGGGGTAAAGACCAATAGTGAAAAAATTACGGTTAAAGGAGCCTACAGGAAGGATGTGCTTCTCACAGAGCCACCTGCGGAACAAAAAATAGAAGGCGTAACGGTTACAGCAAAGAAAAAATTATTCGACAGAAAAGTAGACCGCCTGATCTTTAACGTTGAGAATTCCGTAGCCTCCCAGGGAATTGACGCGGTAGAAGCATTAGCGAAAACCCCGCTGGTGAAAACCAGTGACGAAGCCATAAGCATTGCAGGAAAAAGCAACGTAGGCATTATGATTAATGACCGGCTCCTGAACCTGAACGGGCAGGAACTGATCAACTACCTGAAAACCATACGTTCCGATGATATTCTTAAGATTGAAGTGATCACTACACCGCCAGCAAAATATGATGCGGAAGGAAAAAGCGGGCTCATCAATATTATCCTGAAAAAGAATGCCAATCTGGGCTGGAACGGTTCTATCCAGACTTCGGGAAATTATTATTGGGGAAGACCTACTGTAGCGTCAAGAAGTGGTGCCACCTTTAATTATCAGGGCGAAAAGCTGTCCTTAAGCACCAATTTATCCGTAGGTGATAACTACTGGTATTATACAATCAAGAACTATCTGTATGGAACCACAAACAATGACTACTGGAACAGGGAGAGCCAGAACCTCAACAATTACAAATACAAAGGGGGAAATGTAAAGGCGGAATATAAACTGAATGATAAAAATCTTTTAGGGATCAATTATAACTACTCATACAGTAATCCTCTGGAACAGGGAGAAAGCCAGTCGGCCAGATTCAATGATAAAGGCTTACTGAACATTATTGCGGATTTCCGGAACAGAAACAGCAGGGATGTTCACAATGCCACGGCATTTTATGAAACCAAACTGGACAGTGCAGGTGGCAAGATGACCCTTACCGCAAATATGATGCTTAATAATTCCAATGCCAGAAATTTCTCCAATACCATCACTTCAGAGACTATTTCCACAATGGCAAACCCGATCAGCAAATACAGGATTTATTCCGGGCAGGCAGATCTTGAAAAAACTTTCGCCAAAATCAAGACCGAATCAGGACTAAAGTATACCAAGATTAAAAATGATTCCGAATTTAATTTCTTTGATATTCAAAACGGCCAATATCTTCTGAATACATCCAGAACCAATACGTTCTTTTACAATGAGGAAAACTATGCTGCCTATTTTTCCACCAATTTTAAAATCAGTGAAAAGTGGGATGCAAAAGCCGGTCTCCGTTATGAATATACCACCTTGGAAGGTATTTCAATGAATGATAATACTTCCGCAAAGATAAAGTATGGCAAATTATTTCCAACTGCCTATATAAGCTATAAGCCTAATGAAAATCATTCATTCTCCCTTAATTATTCCCGCAGAATTTCACGCCCGTACTTCGGGAACCTGAATCCGTTCAAATATTTTACTTCCGAGTACGAATACACCACCGGGAATCCTTACCTGCTGCCGTCATTTTCAGATAATTTTGAATTCGGATATGTGTTAAACAGCAATCTTAATATCACTTTATACTATAATTACAACAAGGACAACTGGGACCGGATTCAGATGGTAGACGGTGACTACCGGTACAGCGTAGCCAAAAATTTTTATAACGAAGACCAGGCAGGTATCAACATCAGCTACAATTACAACAAACTAAAATGGCTGGAATCCACGCTTTTCGTTAACGGATATTATACCAAATCGAAATCTTATGATCCTTTGATCCTTCCGGTTCCGGCCGGCTACAGTGCCAATTTTAATTTTGACAACAACTTTTTCCTGAATAAAGAGAAAACAGTCACCTTCATGCTCGGCCTCTGGACCAGCCTTCCCAACCGGAACGGAAATACCTATTACTATACCAGCGCTTCACTCTACTCCGGATTGAAACTCGCGCTTATGGATAAAAAAATACTTGTGAATCTGTATCTGAATGATATTCTGAACACCAACCGTGAAAAAGGAATAGAATATTATCCTTCCTACAATATTGACTATCAATACAAAGGAATTACCCGAAACGTTTATCTTTCTTTCACATACAAATTTGGAAATAATAATGTAAAGGGAGCAACCAAGCAGGTAAAATTTGAAGAATCCAGCAGGGCAAACGGAGGCAACTAA
- a CDS encoding GLPGLI family protein has translation MHYCKNLIQIFILFYGVLFCAQSYKQDTLRGEFTYLLKAKFDTRTDHRYEEQFLLQIGDKRAFFASSISLKGDSVMENSRITTKNSDRSITLSYKEGVVIPKTNLSFTIIQSNENTQYFRSAGLSLLTYKDPVIRNWKLVNETKVINTIKCKKAEVTFKGRNWIAWYSPEIPLPYGPYKFSGLPGLIIKITDDKGEFDFELIKSISESKLKGKLINIKKSRYTEAIETTQPKLKQAVRNASANAAAVLASYGTSIIKGQEMLRQREKEREENKKYENPIELEKD, from the coding sequence ATGCATTACTGTAAAAATCTGATTCAAATATTCATCTTATTTTATGGTGTCTTGTTTTGTGCTCAATCATACAAACAGGATACTTTACGGGGCGAATTTACTTACCTGCTAAAAGCTAAATTTGATACAAGAACTGATCATAGATATGAAGAACAGTTTTTATTACAGATAGGGGATAAACGTGCATTTTTTGCAAGCAGTATATCATTGAAAGGTGATTCGGTAATGGAGAATTCAAGAATAACGACAAAAAATTCTGATAGAAGCATCACTCTTAGTTATAAAGAAGGAGTTGTCATTCCAAAAACAAATCTGTCCTTCACCATAATTCAATCCAATGAAAATACGCAGTATTTTAGATCAGCCGGACTGTCTTTACTTACTTATAAAGATCCAGTAATAAGGAATTGGAAGCTTGTGAATGAAACAAAAGTAATCAATACAATTAAGTGTAAAAAAGCAGAAGTTACTTTTAAAGGACGAAACTGGATAGCATGGTATTCTCCTGAAATTCCTTTACCTTATGGTCCGTATAAATTCAGTGGACTGCCTGGGTTAATAATTAAAATAACAGATGATAAAGGAGAATTTGATTTTGAACTGATAAAATCTATATCTGAATCTAAATTAAAAGGCAAATTAATCAACATTAAGAAAAGCAGATACACTGAGGCTATAGAAACAACACAACCAAAATTGAAACAGGCAGTCAGAAATGCCAGTGCCAATGCCGCTGCCGTACTTGCAAGCTATGGCACCAGTATCATAAAAGGACAGGAAATGTTACGGCAAAGAGAAAAAGAAAGAGAAGAAAATAAAAAATATGAAAACCCGATAGAATTAGAAAAAGATTAG
- a CDS encoding bacteriocin-like protein, which produces MKNFKKLSRNDLKTLTGGEKQTWIAITKCGFTATTTQDWTPQQANAWVDEIEKNYCKTPTHIGPSDDLA; this is translated from the coding sequence ATGAAGAATTTTAAAAAATTATCTCGAAATGATCTTAAAACATTAACAGGAGGAGAAAAACAGACTTGGATAGCAATAACTAAGTGTGGTTTTACAGCTACAACAACTCAGGATTGGACTCCACAGCAAGCAAATGCCTGGGTAGATGAAATTGAAAAAAATTACTGTAAGACGCCTACGCACATTGGTCCTAGTGATGATTTAGCATAA
- a CDS encoding TetR/AcrR family transcriptional regulator, with translation MKTKERILSKALELFNEKGYNNITTRHIAADLDISAGNLHYHFKHSEDIIKILFSELILKMDVLLNDLQKIDNKTLEDLYHFTFSTYEVFYSFRFIFMNFFDILKKIPAIESQYESINISRKGEFQAIFKGFQKNNIFRDDVPDFILKSLTTQIFIIADNWIIHNSLAFKMNKDEAVKHYALIQMNLFYPLLTSEQQKIYELNYIQ, from the coding sequence ATGAAAACGAAGGAAAGAATTTTATCCAAAGCGCTGGAGCTCTTCAATGAAAAAGGCTACAACAATATCACCACAAGACATATTGCAGCTGACCTGGACATAAGCGCAGGAAACCTGCACTATCACTTCAAACATTCTGAAGATATTATCAAGATTCTTTTCTCTGAGCTGATCCTTAAAATGGATGTCCTGCTGAATGATCTGCAAAAAATAGACAATAAAACACTGGAAGACTTATATCATTTTACGTTTTCAACCTATGAGGTCTTCTACTCCTTCCGGTTTATTTTCATGAACTTTTTTGATATCCTGAAAAAAATTCCTGCCATAGAATCTCAGTACGAATCCATCAATATCAGCAGAAAAGGTGAGTTTCAGGCGATTTTCAAAGGTTTTCAAAAAAATAATATCTTCAGAGACGATGTTCCGGATTTCATCCTGAAAAGCCTCACTACCCAGATTTTCATTATTGCAGACAACTGGATCATCCACAACAGCCTTGCTTTTAAAATGAATAAAGATGAGGCGGTGAAGCATTATGCACTGATCCAGATGAACCTGTTTTATCCTTTGCTTACTTCGGAACAACAGAAAATTTATGAATTAAACTATATTCAGTAA
- a CDS encoding helix-turn-helix domain-containing protein, with the protein MQESHPEYRQLKIPVPQEFEDVFTYFYYAENGSSDPVTKTLLPSYQTIMLFCFGDHAFMTTHEKNTVEVHQCIILGPVRQTFEYTLPAGTSILVANFKDDAFYRFFGKTVIAAHGTHPNEILHDNCFTELWQQISALPSPEEKTAHILEFCRPYLQDQDEIIRLLSNFNDDTLNPVKTIAEQTRRSERTIQQKQKEQLGYSAKEMIRYTRFLKAIKLIEKELEHQKKIEWFNIIDECGYYDQSQLIHDFKHFINLSPSQYLKFQSDICRSGSD; encoded by the coding sequence ATGCAGGAATCACATCCGGAATACCGCCAGCTTAAAATCCCGGTTCCCCAGGAATTCGAAGATGTATTCACCTACTTTTATTATGCTGAAAACGGCTCTTCAGATCCTGTTACGAAAACACTCCTGCCCTCCTACCAGACCATTATGCTGTTTTGTTTTGGAGACCATGCTTTTATGACCACTCACGAAAAAAACACTGTGGAAGTACACCAATGTATTATTTTGGGACCTGTCCGTCAGACCTTTGAATATACGCTCCCCGCAGGAACTTCTATTCTGGTGGCCAATTTTAAAGATGATGCTTTTTACCGGTTTTTCGGAAAAACTGTAATCGCTGCTCATGGAACCCATCCCAATGAAATTCTCCACGACAACTGTTTTACAGAACTCTGGCAGCAGATATCAGCGCTTCCATCACCGGAAGAAAAAACGGCTCATATTCTTGAATTCTGCAGACCCTATCTTCAGGATCAGGATGAAATAATCCGGCTTTTAAGTAATTTTAATGACGATACTCTGAATCCCGTTAAAACCATTGCGGAACAAACCCGCCGGAGCGAAAGAACCATCCAGCAGAAACAGAAAGAACAGCTCGGCTATTCAGCTAAGGAAATGATCCGCTATACCCGTTTTCTTAAAGCCATCAAGCTGATTGAGAAAGAGCTGGAACATCAGAAAAAAATCGAATGGTTCAATATTATTGACGAGTGTGGCTATTATGACCAGAGCCAGCTCATCCATGATTTTAAGCATTTCATTAACCTTTCCCCGTCACAATATCTGAAATTCCAAAGCGATATCTGCCGTTCCGGATCAGATTAA
- a CDS encoding NAD(P)H-dependent oxidoreductase: MRHLIIYAHPNENSLNHSLFQTVIESLEKENHEIQIRDLNKMGFDPVFSLEDMQGQFAGKISDDVKTEQDYISRAEQITFIYPIWWTGMPAIMKGYIDRVFSYGFAYRYDQGIQKGLLKGKKAVIINTHGKSHEEYERMGMDKALTLTSDNGIFLYSGFEIIQHFFFDRADKATPEDLEIWKEQIRNTYSQPVFNL, translated from the coding sequence ATGAGACATCTAATCATTTATGCACATCCTAATGAAAACAGCCTGAACCACAGCCTTTTTCAAACGGTAATTGAAAGTCTAGAAAAAGAAAATCATGAGATACAGATAAGGGATCTCAATAAAATGGGATTTGACCCGGTCTTTTCCCTGGAAGATATGCAGGGGCAGTTTGCCGGAAAGATTTCGGATGATGTGAAAACAGAGCAGGATTATATTTCCCGGGCAGAACAGATCACGTTTATCTATCCTATCTGGTGGACCGGAATGCCTGCGATAATGAAAGGTTATATCGACCGGGTTTTCAGCTACGGGTTCGCCTACCGTTACGACCAGGGCATTCAAAAAGGTCTGTTAAAGGGGAAAAAAGCAGTGATTATCAATACCCACGGAAAATCACATGAGGAATATGAACGGATGGGAATGGACAAAGCCCTTACTCTCACCTCAGATAACGGTATTTTTCTGTACAGCGGTTTTGAGATTATTCAGCACTTCTTTTTCGACCGGGCAGACAAAGCCACTCCCGAAGATCTGGAGATCTGGAAAGAGCAGATCAGAAATACATATTCACAGCCTGTTTTTAACCTCTAA
- the tyrS gene encoding tyrosine--tRNA ligase, translating into MISTLQENTAIILPENGLEQKLKQAEKENRKLIVKLGFDPTAPDLHLGHAVVLKKLKQFQELGHQVVIVVGSFTARIGDPTGKNKARKPLSAKDVELNARTYINQLSKILDMEKTRIVFNSEWLDAMSFPEIIQLMSKVTVAQLMHRNDFNKRFTENTPIAMHELVYPILQGFDSVQIECDIEMGGTDQLFNCTMGRQLQEVHQMPAQTVICMPLLKGLDGKEKMSKSLNNTIGLTDEPNEMFGKTMSIPDSLIDEFIELAADFSAGEKKNLQLKLEGGENPMNIKKLIAKNIIAQYHDQEAADLAEEFFSNQFQNKNSEEKVYEAVSLASFQLQENRMKAVELCSRLKSDLSKSAVRRLIHGGGIQINHLKITDPDQEIELLAQTKIRIGRRDFFELL; encoded by the coding sequence ATGATCAGTACATTACAAGAAAACACAGCCATTATCCTGCCGGAAAACGGTCTGGAACAAAAACTTAAACAGGCTGAAAAAGAGAACAGAAAATTAATTGTCAAGCTGGGTTTTGACCCTACCGCTCCGGATCTTCATCTGGGACATGCTGTAGTGCTTAAAAAGCTAAAACAGTTTCAGGAACTGGGACACCAGGTTGTGATTGTTGTAGGAAGTTTTACGGCAAGAATCGGGGATCCTACAGGGAAAAACAAAGCCCGGAAACCTCTAAGTGCAAAAGACGTGGAGCTTAATGCAAGGACGTATATTAACCAGCTTTCAAAAATACTTGACATGGAAAAAACAAGAATCGTTTTCAACTCGGAATGGCTGGATGCCATGAGCTTTCCGGAGATTATCCAATTGATGTCCAAAGTAACGGTAGCCCAGCTGATGCACCGGAATGATTTTAATAAAAGGTTTACAGAAAATACCCCGATTGCGATGCACGAGCTTGTATACCCAATCCTACAGGGTTTTGATTCCGTACAGATTGAATGTGATATCGAAATGGGTGGAACAGACCAGCTTTTCAACTGTACCATGGGAAGACAGCTGCAGGAAGTTCATCAGATGCCTGCTCAGACTGTCATCTGCATGCCGCTCCTGAAAGGTCTTGACGGTAAAGAGAAAATGAGCAAATCCCTGAATAATACTATCGGCCTTACGGATGAACCGAATGAGATGTTTGGAAAAACCATGTCGATTCCGGATAGCCTTATTGATGAGTTTATTGAGCTTGCCGCTGATTTTTCTGCCGGAGAAAAGAAAAATTTACAACTAAAACTGGAAGGTGGTGAAAATCCGATGAACATCAAAAAACTGATCGCTAAAAACATTATTGCCCAATACCATGATCAGGAAGCCGCAGATCTGGCAGAGGAATTTTTCAGCAACCAGTTTCAGAATAAAAATTCTGAAGAGAAAGTCTATGAGGCTGTTTCTTTAGCCTCATTTCAATTACAGGAAAACAGAATGAAAGCGGTGGAACTGTGCAGCCGGCTTAAAAGTGACCTCAGCAAATCGGCGGTCCGCAGACTGATCCATGGCGGAGGTATTCAGATTAATCATCTGAAAATAACGGATCCTGATCAGGAAATAGAACTGCTGGCACAGACAAAGATCAGAATCGGAAGAAGGGATTTTTTTGAACTGCTCTAA
- a CDS encoding 3'-5' exonuclease codes for MSYFMVDIESDGPIPGDFSMICFGAVLVNEELNTTFYGKLKPISEKFNPDALAVSGFSREETMGFDDPEEVMLAFETWIKENSSGRPIFISDNNGFDWMFICWYFHHFIERNPFGYSSRRLSDLYCGLEKDTFAQWKHLRNTEHTHHPVDDARGNAEVLLHMKKEMGLKIGLK; via the coding sequence ATGAGCTATTTTATGGTTGACATTGAATCCGATGGTCCTATTCCCGGAGATTTTTCGATGATCTGCTTCGGGGCAGTCCTTGTGAATGAAGAACTGAATACCACGTTTTACGGAAAGCTGAAACCCATCTCAGAAAAATTTAATCCTGATGCGTTGGCCGTATCTGGCTTCAGCAGGGAAGAAACCATGGGTTTTGATGATCCGGAAGAAGTGATGCTGGCTTTTGAAACATGGATTAAGGAGAACTCTTCGGGAAGGCCTATTTTCATCAGTGACAATAATGGTTTCGACTGGATGTTTATCTGCTGGTATTTTCATCATTTTATAGAAAGAAATCCTTTCGGGTATTCATCCAGAAGGCTTTCGGACCTGTACTGCGGCCTGGAAAAAGATACTTTCGCGCAATGGAAACACCTCCGGAACACGGAACATACCCATCATCCCGTAGACGATGCCAGAGGAAATGCTGAAGTTCTTTTACATATGAAAAAGGAAATGGGTCTGAAAATTGGATTGAAATAA
- a CDS encoding GNAT family N-acetyltransferase gives MNTTVTFRKATENDLDYLLDLRIKTMNPHYADSNLPTDRETTLQRVLYQFDKAHIILLNNEPAGLLKISKTDDKTEVLQLQIDPDQQEKGLGKMILTDILKEASAEEKTVSLSVLKTNKAQHLYTSLGFKTVDEDEYSFFMEY, from the coding sequence ATGAATACCACCGTAACATTCAGAAAAGCCACAGAAAACGACCTTGATTACCTTCTCGATTTAAGGATAAAAACCATGAATCCGCATTATGCCGATTCCAATCTTCCGACGGACCGGGAAACCACTCTCCAAAGAGTTCTCTATCAGTTTGATAAAGCCCATATCATCCTTTTAAACAATGAGCCTGCTGGATTATTAAAGATCAGCAAAACTGATGATAAAACAGAGGTTCTTCAGCTTCAGATAGATCCCGACCAGCAGGAAAAAGGGCTCGGAAAAATGATTTTAACCGATATCCTGAAGGAAGCCTCTGCTGAAGAGAAAACAGTAAGCTTAAGCGTCTTAAAAACCAATAAAGCTCAACATCTGTATACCAGTTTAGGTTTTAAAACTGTGGATGAGGATGAGTATTCTTTTTTTATGGAATATTGA
- a CDS encoding helix-hairpin-helix domain-containing protein codes for MKKTVKVVSILDAAKSYEYVDESPIRGGVKDVYFSPDREYVVAFYRTPLEAGQKERIMRIVSTYLGNIRNGNSADYFLNEIFRWPYDIVEKGKLTGIVVPVYHDKFFFAKGYIGSDNIKGEDKVGKWFTAPMFRHQQYPLRLDHSELGDWLSYFQITINISRGVKKLHQMGLAHSDLSYNNILIDPVTKSACIIDIDGLVVPKLFPPEVIGTADFIAPEVLKTKHLSMQDPGRQLPNQKTDLHALAVLVYMYLFRRHPLRGGKIWDLDSEKDEVISMGEKALFVEHSTDPSNQVRADHLRKWDAFWGDPQKIPYTAAGPYLTELFKKAFVEGLHDPIRRPTANEWETALLKTADLVQPCHNPECTEKWYVFDNTSHPKCPFCGTSHKGTLPVLDLYYKFDDDVWKPENHRLMVYNNQYLFKWHVSRKVIRNENLTMQDKMPVGYFTFHQEKWVFVNQSLTSMKDVTEQKEIPPGSMVELTDGKKILLSAEEGGRFIFVTLANQ; via the coding sequence ATGAAAAAGACCGTTAAAGTGGTTTCCATTCTGGATGCCGCCAAGTCATATGAATACGTAGATGAAAGTCCTATCCGCGGCGGAGTGAAAGATGTTTACTTTTCGCCGGACAGAGAATATGTGGTGGCTTTTTACAGAACTCCTTTGGAAGCTGGCCAGAAAGAGCGTATTATGAGGATTGTTTCTACCTATCTTGGAAATATCAGGAATGGAAATTCTGCTGATTATTTTCTGAACGAAATATTCAGATGGCCGTATGATATTGTAGAAAAAGGAAAACTTACGGGAATTGTAGTTCCTGTTTATCATGATAAATTCTTCTTTGCGAAAGGCTATATCGGGTCAGATAATATCAAAGGCGAGGATAAAGTAGGAAAATGGTTTACCGCCCCGATGTTCAGGCATCAGCAATATCCTCTAAGACTGGATCATTCCGAGCTTGGGGACTGGCTAAGCTATTTCCAGATCACGATTAACATCAGCAGAGGCGTGAAGAAGCTTCATCAGATGGGACTGGCACACTCGGATCTTTCCTACAACAATATTCTGATAGATCCTGTTACAAAATCCGCCTGCATCATTGATATAGACGGATTGGTAGTTCCGAAATTATTCCCGCCGGAAGTGATCGGTACCGCAGATTTTATTGCCCCGGAGGTTTTAAAGACCAAGCATCTGAGCATGCAGGATCCCGGAAGACAGCTGCCCAACCAGAAGACTGATCTTCATGCACTGGCCGTACTGGTGTATATGTACCTCTTCAGAAGGCATCCGCTGAGGGGCGGAAAGATCTGGGACCTGGATTCTGAAAAAGACGAAGTGATTTCTATGGGCGAAAAAGCCCTGTTTGTGGAACATTCCACAGATCCGAGCAACCAGGTGAGGGCAGATCATCTTAGGAAATGGGATGCTTTCTGGGGCGATCCTCAAAAGATTCCATACACGGCAGCAGGCCCTTATCTTACTGAACTTTTTAAAAAAGCTTTTGTAGAAGGGCTTCACGATCCCATCCGCCGTCCCACGGCCAATGAATGGGAAACCGCATTACTGAAAACCGCCGATCTTGTACAACCCTGTCACAATCCGGAATGTACGGAAAAATGGTATGTATTTGATAACACCAGCCACCCCAAATGCCCGTTCTGCGGCACTTCACATAAAGGAACACTTCCCGTGCTGGATTTGTATTATAAATTTGATGATGACGTATGGAAACCTGAAAACCACAGGCTGATGGTGTATAACAATCAGTATTTATTCAAATGGCATGTTTCCCGAAAGGTGATCAGAAACGAAAACCTGACCATGCAGGATAAAATGCCAGTAGGATATTTTACTTTTCACCAGGAAAAATGGGTGTTTGTGAATCAGAGCCTGACCAGCATGAAGGATGTCACCGAACAGAAAGAAATTCCGCCCGGATCAATGGTTGAGCTTACAGATGGAAAAAAGATCCTGCTTTCTGCTGAAGAAGGCGGAAGATTCATATTTGTTACGCTGGCGAATCAGTAA
- a CDS encoding PP2C family serine/threonine-protein phosphatase yields MENTLIYREKEEFKEVHLVLKNANAKQFYEFSFELEDFPNIRIKNITNLQETGLTFGNNKISGIPLANSLHDLDIEFYHIHDESCTEIKKVHLLVNADPKDLWKNIPADVNSVFYKPDETSYKGQFLDKKITAVSKRGRSHAHEGKFRDDDFAAKKFPGNWSIISVADGAGSAPMAREGSRLAVNSMNSFFDSEEILSDIEKNIQNIYTSQSQDLQAEGKENIIRILYEGVLNAYHVLEQTAAQHAFSIKDFHTTLIFALAKKFDFGYVILSFGVGDCPINLISPDFSEVKLLNRMDVGEFGGGTRFVTMKEIFNDDIVSRFGITCVDDFSYLVLMTDGIYDPKFMTESQLENVESWKVFFDDLAGNNDDRTKVDFINDADIDQQLLTWTDFWSRGYHDDRTLAIIY; encoded by the coding sequence ATGGAAAACACTCTAATTTATAGGGAAAAAGAAGAATTTAAAGAAGTTCATCTGGTTCTTAAAAATGCTAATGCTAAGCAGTTTTACGAATTCAGTTTTGAATTAGAGGATTTCCCCAATATAAGGATCAAAAACATCACCAATCTTCAGGAGACAGGTCTAACCTTCGGAAATAATAAAATATCGGGAATACCGCTTGCAAACAGCCTTCATGACCTTGATATTGAATTCTACCATATTCATGATGAAAGCTGCACGGAGATCAAGAAAGTTCATTTACTGGTTAACGCAGACCCAAAGGATCTTTGGAAAAATATTCCGGCTGATGTGAATTCCGTTTTCTATAAACCTGATGAAACCTCTTACAAAGGTCAGTTTTTAGACAAAAAGATAACGGCTGTGTCCAAACGCGGGCGTTCCCATGCTCATGAAGGAAAGTTCAGGGATGATGATTTTGCCGCGAAAAAATTTCCCGGAAACTGGAGCATTATTTCTGTTGCGGATGGAGCCGGTTCAGCACCAATGGCCAGGGAAGGGTCCAGGCTGGCTGTGAATTCAATGAACAGCTTTTTTGACTCGGAAGAAATTTTATCTGATATTGAAAAAAATATTCAAAATATTTACACTTCTCAATCGCAAGATTTACAAGCTGAAGGAAAAGAGAATATAATCAGAATTCTGTACGAAGGAGTTTTAAACGCCTATCATGTTCTGGAACAGACCGCAGCACAACATGCTTTCTCTATAAAAGATTTTCATACCACACTGATTTTTGCACTGGCTAAAAAATTTGATTTCGGATATGTCATCCTCAGTTTTGGAGTGGGAGACTGCCCGATTAACCTGATCAGTCCGGATTTTTCAGAAGTAAAGCTTCTTAACCGGATGGATGTGGGAGAATTTGGAGGAGGAACCCGTTTTGTCACCATGAAAGAAATTTTTAATGATGATATTGTTTCCCGCTTTGGAATTACCTGTGTGGATGATTTTTCCTATCTGGTACTGATGACGGACGGGATTTATGATCCGAAATTCATGACGGAAAGCCAGCTGGAGAACGTTGAAAGCTGGAAAGTATTTTTTGATGACCTCGCCGGAAATAATGATGACCGGACAAAAGTAGATTTTATCAACGATGCCGATATTGATCAACAGCTGCTGACCTGGACCGATTTCTGGAGCCGGGGATATCACGATGACAGAACACTGGCCATAATTTATTAA